A single region of the Gemella sp. zg-570 genome encodes:
- the spxA gene encoding transcriptional regulator SpxA, with amino-acid sequence MVVTLFTSPSCTSCRKAKAWLVEHNIEFEERNIFSEPLTIEEIQNILSITEQGTEDIISVRSKTFQKLNIDIDTLSMNSLYKIIQENPGMLRRPILVDDKRLQVGYNVDEIRRFLPKEVRENQLKEIKKYGY; translated from the coding sequence GTGGTAGTTACTTTATTTACATCTCCTAGTTGTACTTCTTGTAGAAAAGCAAAAGCGTGGCTAGTAGAACATAATATAGAATTTGAAGAGAGAAATATTTTTTCTGAACCCTTGACAATAGAAGAAATCCAAAATATTTTGTCAATTACGGAGCAGGGAACAGAAGATATTATTTCAGTAAGGTCAAAAACATTTCAAAAATTAAATATTGATATAGATACATTATCTATGAATTCTCTATATAAAATTATTCAGGAAAATCCTGGTATGTTGAGAAGACCTATTCTCGTTGACGATAAAAGGTTACAGGTTGGATATAATGTGGATGAAATAAGAAGATTTTTACCCAAAGAAGTTAGAGAGAATCAATTAAAAGAGATAAAAAAATATGGTTATTAA